A stretch of Equus caballus isolate H_3958 breed thoroughbred chromosome 11, TB-T2T, whole genome shotgun sequence DNA encodes these proteins:
- the KPNB1 gene encoding importin subunit beta-1: MELITILEKTVSPDRLELEAAQKFLERAAVENLPTFLVELSRVLANPGNSQVARVAAGLQIKNSLTSKDPDIKAQYQQRWLAIDANARREVKNYVLQTLGTETYRPSSASQCVAGIACAEIPVNQWPELIPQLVANVTNPNSTEHMKESTLEAIGYICQDIDPEQLQDKSNEILTAIIQGMRKEEPSNNVKLAATNALLNSLEFTKANFDKESERHFIMQVVCEATQCPDTRVRVAALQNLVKIMSLYYQYMETYMGPALFAITIEAMKSDIDEVALQGIEFWSNVCDEEMDLAIEASEAAEQGRPPEHTSKFYAKGALQYLVPILTQTLTKQDENDDDDDWNPCKAAGVCLMLLATCCEDDIVPHVLPFIKEHIKNPDWRYRDAAVMAFGCILEGPEPNQLKPLVIQAMPTLIELMKDPSVVVRDTTAWTVGRICELLPEAAINDVYLTPLLQCLIEGLSAEPRVASNVCWAFSSLAEAAYEAADVADDQEEPATYCLSSSFELIVQKLLETTDRPDGHQNNLRSSAYESLMEIVKNSAKDCYPAVQKTTLVIMERLQQVLQMESHIQSTSDRIQFNDLQSLLCATLQNVLRKVQHQDALQISDVVMASLLRMFQSTAGSGGVQEDALMAVSTLVEVLGGEFLKYMEAFKPFLGIGLKNYAEYQVCLAAVGLVGDLCRALQSNILPFCDEVMQLLLENLGNENVHRSVKPQILSVFGDIALAIGGEFKKYLEVVLNTLQQASQAQVDKSDYDMVDYLNELREGCLEAYTGIVQGLKGDQENVHPDVMLVQPRVEFILSFIDHIAGDEDHTDGVVACAAGLIGDLCTAFGKDVLKLVEARPMIHELLTEGRRSKTNKAKTLATWATKELRKLKNQA; encoded by the exons CCCACTTTCCTTGTGGAACTGTCCAGAGTGCTGGCAAACCCAGGAAACAGTCAGGTTGCCAGAGTTGCAGCTGGTCTACAAATCAAGAACTCGTTGACGTCTAAAGATCCAGATATCAAGGCACAGTATCAGCAGAGGTGGCTTGCTATTGATGCTAATGCTCGACGGGAAGTCAAGAATTAT gtTTTGCAGACTCTGGGCACAGAAACTTACCGGCCTAGTTCTGCCTCCCAATGTGTGGCTGGTATTGCTTGTGCAGAGATCCCAGTGAACCAGTGGCCAGAACTCATCCCTCAGCTGGTGGCCAACGTCACAAACCCCAACAGCACAGAGCACATGAAAGAGTCGACATTGGAAGCTATTGGTTACATTTGCCAAGATATA GACCCAGAGCAGCTACAGGATAAGTCCAATGAGATTCTGACTGCCATAATCCAGGGGATGAGGAAAGAAGAGCCTAGTAATAATGTGAAGCTAGCAGCTACGAATGCACTCCTGAACTCATTGGAGTTCACCAAAGCAAACTTTGACAAAGAG tcCGAAAGGCACTTTATTATGCAGGTGGTCTGTGAAGCCACACAGTGTCCAGATACGAGG GTACGAGTGGCTGCCTTACAGAATCTGGTGAAGATAATGTCCTTGTATTATCAGTACATGGAGACGTATATGGGTCCTGCTCTCTTTGCA atcACAATTGAAGCAATGAAAAGTGACATTGATGAGGTGGCCCTGCAAGGGATAGAATTCTGGTCCAATGTCTGTGATGAGGAAATGGATTTGGCCATTGAGGCTTCAGAG GCAGCAGAGCAAGGACGGCCCCCTGAGCACACCAGCAAGTTTTATGCCAAGGGAGCATTGCAGTACCTGGTTCCAATCCTCACACAGACACTAACCAAACAG GAcgaaaatgatgatgatgacgactgGAACCCCTGCAAAGCAGCAGGGGTATGCCTCATGCTCCTGGCCACCTGCTGTGAAGATGACATTGTCCCACATGTCCTCCCCTTCATCAAAGAACACATCAAGAATCCTGATTGGCGGTACCGGGATGCCGCAGTGATGGCTTTTGGCTGTATCTTGGAAGGACCAGAGCCCAATCAGCTCAAACCACTAGTTATACAG GCTATGCCCACCCTAATAGAATTAATGAAAGACCCCAGTGTAGTTGTTCGAGATACAACTGCATGGACTGTGGGCAGAATTTGTGAACTGCTCCCTGAAGCTGCCATCAATGATGTCTACTTGACTCCCCTGCTCCAGTGTCTGATTGAGGGCCTCAGTGCTGAACCCAGAGTGGCTTCAAATGTATGCTGG GCTTTCTCCAGTCTGGCTGAAGCTGCTTATGAAGCTGCAGACGTAGCTGATGATCAGGAAGAACCAGCTACCTATTGCTTATCTTCTTCTTTTGAACTCATAGTTCAGAAGCTCCTGGAGACCACAGACAG ACCTGATGGACACCAGAACAATCTCAGGAGTTCTGCATATGAATCTCTGATGGAAATTGTTAAGAACAGTGCCAAGGATTGTTACCCCGCCGTTCAGAAAACCACTCTGGTCATCATGGAGCGGCTGCAGCAGGTGCTGCAGATGGAG TCACATATCCAGAGCACATCGGATAGGATCCAGTTCAATGACCTTCAGTCTTTACTCTGCGCTACTCTTCAG AATGTTCTCCGGAAAGTGCAACATCAAGACGCCTTGCAGATCTCTGATGTGGTCATGGCCTCCCTATTAAGGATGTTCCAAAGCACCGCTGGGTCTGGGGGAGTGCAAGAGGATGCCCTGATGGCAGTTAGCACACTGGTGGAAG TGTTGGGTGGTGAATTCCTAAAGTACATGGAGGCCTTTAAACCCTTCCTGGGCATTGGATTGAAAAATTACGCTGAGTACCAG GTTTGTCTGGCAGCTGTGGGCTTAGTGGGAGACTTATGCCGTGCCCTGCAATCCAACATCTTGCCTTTCTGTGATGAGGTGATGCAGCTCCTGCTGGAGAACTTGGGG AATGAGAATGTCCACAGATCTGTGAAGCCGCAGATTCTGTCAGTGTTTGGTGATATTGCCCTTGCTATTGgtggagaatttaaaaaatacctagaagTTGTACTGAATACTCTTCAGCAGGCCTCCCAAGCCCAGGTGGACAAG TCAGACTATGACATGGTGGATTATCTGAATGAGCTgagggaaggctgcctggaagCCTATACCGGAATCGTCCAGGGATTGAAGGGAGACCAGGAGAACGTACACC cGGACGTGATGCTGGTGCAACCCAGAGTAGAATTTATTCTGTCTTTCATTGACCACATTGCTGGAGACGAGGATCATACAGACGGAGTAGTAGCTTGTGCTGCTGGACTGATAGG GGACTTGTGTACAGCATTTGGGAAGGATGTACTGAAATTAGTAGAAGCTAGGCCAATGATCCATGAACTGTTAACTGAAGGACGGAGATCGAAGACTAACAAAGCAAAAACCCTCGCTACATGGGCAACAAAAgaactgaggaaactgaagaaccAAGCTTG A